Below is a window of Salvelinus fontinalis isolate EN_2023a chromosome 31, ASM2944872v1, whole genome shotgun sequence DNA.
tggcagcggccgctaaatgttagtggtggctgtttaacagtctgatggccttgagatagaagctgtttttcagtctctcggtccctgctttgatgcacctgtactgacctcgccttctggatgatagcggggtgaacaggcagtggcttgggtggttgttgtccttgatgatctttatggccttcctgtgacatcgggtggtgtaggtgtcctggagggcaggtagtttgcccccggtgatgcgttctgcagacctcactaccctctggagagccttacggttgtgggcggagcatttgccgtaccaggcggtgatacagcccgacaggatgctctcgattgtgcatctgtagaagtttgtgagtgcttttggtgacaagccgaatttcttcagcctcctgaggttgaagaggcgctgctgcgccttcttcacaacgctgtctgtgtgggtggaccaattcagtttgtccgtgatgtgtacaccgaggaacttaaaactttccaccttctccactactgacccgtcgatgtggataggggggtgctccctctgctgtttcctgaagtccacaatcatctcctttgttttgttgacgttgagtgtgaggttattttcctgacaccacactccgagggccctcacctcctccctgtaggccgtctcgtcgttgttggtaatcaagcctaccactgtagtgtcatccgcaaacttgatgattgagttggagaacATGGAAAATAATGTAAGGGAAAGAATGGACTActatcttccccaatattttcTCAGACATGTTAAGATGGATTGATGTAACATGGTGCTCAACCAACCTAGTTCATTTGCTAATGAGATGTATACAGGCCTAAAGTCTTATCTGTTGCCATTTTCTTATCTTTTCCAATCTTCCAGACAACCGGTCACCCCTCTAACCATTACATTTCCCATATACTTAAGAACTTGCAAATCCAACTTGAAAACTGCAAGTATAATTTATGAAACTATtatagcgcttttcattacaATTTCAAAGCGCTTTAATTAAAAAATAAAGGCATGCAAttttgaaaaacaaaaacaaatagttCAATAGATAAGTGTAATAAGACACCATTGAGACAGAATAATCAATAGACATTTAATCACGACAAAATACCcattattcagtacagtacatatttTTGCTTCAAAATATTTAACCTACTTGCTCCCTACCAAAGTGTTTCAGTAGCAGCACCATTAGTTAGAATTTTTTAGGAGGGTCTTTTGGTTTAGTTAAGTTGTCACCTTCCTGGTCCTTTGCTTGAGGTGTTTTAACTTTACTAGCATCTGCCTCGGGGGTGACAGGGATTTCAGGGTCCACTGCTTCCTTGGCAGCTGTAGTTTCAGTCACCTCAGATTCCTTGGCCACAACATTTGCAGGGACCTCAGCTGCAGTTTCTGTGTCAACCTTTGCAGTAGTGGCCTCTGTGTTCTGGGCTACAGGGGTCTCAGTTTCCTGAGAGGTTGCTGTGGTCTTAGTTTCAGAATCAGAGGCCTCCGTGACAACGGGGGAGGTCGCGGCCTCTGTCTTCTGGGCAACAGGAACTGCTATGGCCTCCGACTCTACTGCAATGGCTTCTGACTCCTTGACTGCTTCTGCAGCATTCAACTCTtgggtggttttagttggagctGGTTCTTCTTTAATGATAGGGGCTGTGTCTACAAGTACCTCTGCTTCTGCCTCCTTTGGTGCAGACACCTCTGCTGTCACATAGACCTCTACCTTAGGCACTGCTACAGTCTCTGGGACAAGAGATGCTGTAGCCTTTTCTGGCACATCCTTGATTATTTCTACCTCCTGCACCAATGGGATAGCAGAAGCAGTTTCCACAGGATCCTCCACCACTTCTGCCTCCTTCAGTGCTGGAAATGCTGCAACAATCTCAGTGACAATGGGGGTAACAGCCTCTGCCTCGTTAACTAGGGTAACTGCCTCCTCAATAATGGCAGCTGCCTCTTTAACCTTCACTGGCTCAGCTTCCGCTGCGGCCTGAGTGCTCGAGATGATGGCCTCCATGACAGGGAGCACCACTTGGATGGTGGGGACTGAATCCAGGGCCTGTGGTACAGCCTCTTGCACCGCTGTGAATCCTATTACACTCGCTGCTGCCGCCTCCTTTGGCACCACCACCCCGTGCTTACCTGCACTTTCCACGCCCCCTTCCATGTGGAGCCAGTCCATTTTTTGCACATGCTGATGGAGAGCGTCGTCAACGCGTGCATCGATCATAGCTTCCGTCAAGATGCCGTCTTCTGAGGAGTATGCAGCAGCCTGATGAGAAAACAGGGATTGAATGTTATCGTGTGTCCCGTTATCTAAAGACAACTAACTGGACAGGTCACATGTACTAACCTGCCAGGCCACACCCAGTTTAGAGATTTCACGGCCCGACATGCCCTCTGCACGAATTGCAATGTTCGAACACTTCTGGCCATAGTCAAACTGGGCCAACTTCATTCTCCTGCAGGAGGATATATGGTAGTGAAATACACCTTCAACTCAACACACTGTATTGTTTCGTCAGAGCAATCATTAGTCGAAAAATACATCTAAAAAATATTGTTTGTAGACATTACCCAAATCAGTATGCCACATATATAGTGGCATTGTAGTACAAGTGGAGAATGGTGTACTCACTGTCTCCCTAATGTGGCAGGCTCCAGTACAAATCTGTCAAAGTACAGGCGcaccagtctctccctctcctccagcccagGCAAGGCAAAGTTTACAATCTCATCAATACGATCGTTGATGGCCCAGTCAAACTGCTCAGGCTGGTTACTGGCCAACACTAGCATAAACCTGGGGAGAGAGACCATGATCTTTTTAGTCAAGTCAACCTTTTCATGCACTTTCTAAAAACTCAAATAATATACATAGGAAAAAAATCACGATGGTAACTTGCCAGTGTAAAATTAACAGTTTTTATTTAGGTTGGTACCAACTTGTTGCTCTGCTCTCCAGTGCGATAAAGGAATGCGTTAAGGGTGGATCTGAGGTCCTCACTGATTGTCTCCTGCAACAAAGTCATTGATGTGATCAAAATAGCCGACATGTTGACTCTTGAAAACAGAACATGCGCTTAGTTCTGTTACTGGACTCACTGTGGATCTCTTGCGTAGGAATGCATCTGCTTCATCTACAAAAAGCAGGAGGCTACAGAAGTTGAGGCAAATGAAAAGAAAGAGATTAGCAAATCTAATGCCTTTATTAGAAAAcgtttatttaaattttttactATTGACCCACAATCGTTATTTGAATctgacacacacatagatacagttgtattcagaagtttacatacacttatgttgggttaggtcattaaaactcgtttttcaaccactccacaaatttcttgttcacaaactaaagttttggcaagtcggttaggacatctactttgtgcatgacacaagtaatttatcCATTatatgtttacagacagattatttcactgtatcacaattcagtgggtcagaagtttacatacttgactgtgcctttaaacaacttggaaaattccaggaaatgatgtcatggctttagaagcttctgataaattatgtcaattagcctgtcatttggaggtgtacctgtggatacactgctccaaaaccaccataaaaaaagccagactatggtttgcaactgcacatggggacaaagatcgtatttaaaaaaaaaaaaaaaattaaaatgtcctctggtctaatgaaacaaaaatagaactgtttggccataatggccatcgttatgtttggaggaaaaagggggaggctttaaagctgaagaacaccatcccaaccttgaagcacgggggtggcagcaccatattgtgggggtgctttgctgcaggagggacttgtgcacttcacaaaatagatgacatcacgaggaagtaaaattatgtggatatattgaagcaacatctcaagacatcagtcaggaagttaaagcttggtcgcaaatgggtcttccaaatggacactgaccccaagcatacttccaaagttgtggcaaaatggcttaaggacaacaaagtcaaggtattggcgtggcgatcacaaagccctgacctgaatccaatagaaaatttgtgggcagaactgaaaaagcgtgtgagagcaaggaggcctacaaacctgactcagttacaccagctctgtcaggaggaacgggccaaaattcacccaactttttgtgggaagcttgtggaaggctacccaaaatgtttggcccaagttaaacaatttaaaggcaatgctaccaaataattgagtgtatgtaaacttctgacccactgggaatgtgatgaaagtaataaaagctgaaataaattttacatttacattttaagtcatttagcagacactcttatccagagcaacttacaagtacatacattcatatattttttttgtgtactggccccccgtgggaatcgaacccacaaccctggcgttgcaagcgccatgctctaccaactgagccacacggggccacaaatcattctctcttctattattctgacatttcacattcttaca
It encodes the following:
- the LOC129830157 gene encoding ATPase family AAA domain-containing protein 3-like; translation: MSWLFGWGRGSSKPPTDKAETPGGEGGFSDKSFGEKPKDKWSNFDPTGLERAAKSARELDRSRHAKEALDLARMQEQSVQLEHQSKVKEYEKALEQLKGEQIRLQAEERRQTLTEETKQNQARAQYQDKLARQRYDDQVRQQQALNEENLRKQEESVTKQEAMRKATIEHEMALWHKNELLRVEAESAARAKVERENADLIREQIRLKAAEHRQTVLESIRTAGAVFGEGFHAFLSDWDKLTATVAGFTLLAVGVYSARNATGVIGRYIEARLGKPSLVRETSRITVGEAIKHPVKTTKRLRSRPQDALEGVVLSPSLEERVRDIAIATRNTRQNKGLYRNILMYGPPGTGKTLFAKKLALHSGMDYAIMTGGDVAPMGRDGVTAMHKVFDWASTSRRGLLLFVDEADAFLRKRSTETISEDLRSTLNAFLYRTGEQSNKFMLVLASNQPEQFDWAINDRIDEIVNFALPGLEERERLVRLYFDRFVLEPATLGRQRMKLAQFDYGQKCSNIAIRAEGMSGREISKLGVAWQAAAYSSEDGILTEAMIDARVDDALHQHVQKMDWLHMEGGVESAGKHGVVVPKEAAAASVIGFTAVQEAVPQALDSVPTIQVVLPVMEAIISSTQAAAEAEPVKVKEAAAIIEEAVTLVNEAEAVTPIVTEIVAAFPALKEAEVVEDPVETASAIPLVQEVEIIKDVPEKATASLVPETVAVPKVEVYVTAEVSAPKEAEAEVLVDTAPIIKEEPAPTKTTQELNAAEAVKESEAIAVESEAIAVPVAQKTEAATSPVVTEASDSETKTTATSQETETPVAQNTEATTAKVDTETAAEVPANVVAKESEVTETTAAKEAVDPEIPVTPEADASKVKTPQAKDQEGDNLTKPKDPPKKF